From Deltaproteobacteria bacterium, one genomic window encodes:
- a CDS encoding OmpA family protein encodes MKRFQLALALSTLMFAAGCKKDPPPDESQKAGAQAPTKAGQPGKAGADGVQESDLPAGSRKGTLDDKGQVQEAAAKDGMDGAGSISAADADAVQDIFFDYDRSDLRPEARETLKVVADLLKKHKNAKLTIEGHCDARGTEEYNQALGQRRADSARAYLANLGITRSRISTVSFGESQANQNAETESQWQQDRRAKFVFK; translated from the coding sequence ATGAAGCGTTTCCAACTCGCCCTCGCACTCAGCACCCTCATGTTCGCCGCCGGATGCAAGAAGGATCCGCCACCAGACGAAAGCCAGAAGGCTGGCGCCCAGGCACCCACCAAGGCCGGGCAACCGGGCAAGGCTGGCGCCGATGGCGTACAGGAAAGTGATCTCCCCGCTGGCAGCAGGAAGGGAACACTGGACGACAAGGGCCAGGTCCAGGAAGCCGCTGCCAAGGACGGCATGGACGGAGCGGGAAGCATCTCGGCTGCCGATGCCGATGCGGTCCAGGACATTTTCTTCGATTACGACCGGAGCGACCTGCGCCCCGAGGCCCGTGAGACCCTGAAAGTGGTCGCCGATCTCCTGAAGAAGCACAAGAACGCCAAGCTGACGATCGAAGGACACTGCGATGCCCGCGGTACCGAGGAATATAACCAGGCTCTTGGCCAGAGACGTGCCGATTCGGCCCGTGCCTATCTGGCGAATCTGGGAATCACCCGGAGCCGCATCTCTACGGTTTCCTTCGGCGAGTCACAGGCAAACCAGAATGCCGAGACCGAAAGCCAGTGGCAGCAGGACCGCCGCGCAAAGTTCGTCTTCAAATGA